One stretch of Pseudomonas fragi DNA includes these proteins:
- the xdhB gene encoding xanthine dehydrogenase molybdopterin binding subunit, with amino-acid sequence MSNHHKVAPTQAELTALFQQDLKTGVGRSVKHDSAEKHVSGEAQYIDDRLEFPNQLHLFARLSDRAHARILRVDTTPCYAFEGVRLVITHEDIPGLKDIGPLLPGDPLLAIDKVEFVGQPVLAVAASNLDTARRAAMAAIIEYEDLEPVLDVVQALRQKHFVLDTHTHQRGDSSTALAEAEHRLQGNLHIGGQEHFYLETQISSVMPTEDGGMIVYCSTQNPTEVQKLVAEVLDVSMNKIVVDMRRMGGGFGGKETQAASPACLCAVVARLTGQPTKMRLPRAEDMLMTGKRHPFYIEYDVGFDASGRLQGIVLDLAGNCGCSPDLSNSIVDRAMFHADNAYYLGDATINGYRCKTNTASNTAYRGFGGPQGMVAIEEVMDRIARHLGLDPLAVRKANYYGKTERNVTHYYQTVEHNLLEEMTADLEASSQYAERREAIKAFNAASPILKKGLALTPVKFGISFTASFLNQAGALIHIYTDGSIHLNHGGTEMGQGLNIKVAQVVAEVFQVDISRVQITATNTDKVPNTSPTAASSGADLNGKAAQNAAETIKQRLIEFAAGKYQVDEQAVIFHNGQVRIGEQIISFESLIQQAYFGQVSLSSTGYYKTPKIFYDRSQARGRPFYYFAFGAACAEVIVDTLTGEYKMLRTDILHDVGASLNPAIDIGQIEGGYIQGAGWLTMEELVWNAKGKLMTNGPASYKIPAVADMPLDLRVTLVENRKNPEDTVFHSKAVGEPPFMLGIAAWCALKDAVASLADYRVQPAIDAPATPERVLWGCEQMRKSLSGDQHE; translated from the coding sequence ATGTCTAACCATCACAAGGTTGCCCCGACCCAGGCCGAGCTGACCGCCCTCTTCCAGCAGGATTTGAAAACCGGCGTAGGTCGCAGCGTCAAGCATGACAGCGCCGAAAAGCATGTCAGCGGAGAAGCGCAGTACATCGATGACCGGCTGGAATTCCCCAACCAGCTACACCTTTTCGCACGCCTGTCCGACCGTGCCCACGCCAGAATCCTGCGTGTCGACACCACGCCCTGCTACGCCTTCGAAGGCGTGCGCCTGGTCATCACCCACGAAGATATCCCCGGCCTCAAGGACATCGGCCCGTTGTTGCCCGGCGACCCGCTGCTGGCCATCGACAAGGTGGAGTTTGTCGGCCAGCCGGTCCTGGCTGTGGCTGCCAGCAACCTGGACACAGCACGCAGGGCGGCAATGGCCGCCATTATCGAATACGAAGATCTGGAACCCGTGCTGGACGTGGTGCAGGCCCTGCGCCAAAAACACTTTGTGCTCGACACCCACACCCATCAACGCGGCGACTCAAGCACCGCACTGGCCGAGGCCGAACATCGCCTGCAAGGTAACCTGCATATCGGCGGGCAGGAGCATTTCTACCTCGAAACCCAGATTTCATCGGTCATGCCCACCGAAGATGGCGGGATGATCGTGTACTGCTCCACGCAAAACCCCACCGAAGTGCAGAAGCTGGTGGCCGAGGTACTGGATGTGTCGATGAACAAGATTGTCGTCGACATGCGCCGCATGGGCGGTGGCTTTGGCGGCAAGGAGACCCAGGCCGCCAGCCCCGCCTGCCTGTGCGCCGTGGTGGCACGCCTTACCGGGCAACCGACGAAGATGCGCCTGCCACGGGCCGAAGACATGCTGATGACCGGCAAGCGCCACCCGTTTTATATCGAATATGACGTCGGTTTCGACGCCAGCGGCCGCTTGCAGGGCATCGTGCTGGACCTGGCGGGCAACTGCGGCTGCTCACCGGACTTGTCCAACTCCATCGTCGACCGCGCCATGTTCCATGCCGACAACGCCTACTACCTGGGCGATGCAACGATCAATGGCTATCGCTGTAAAACCAACACGGCGTCAAACACCGCCTACCGCGGTTTCGGCGGCCCGCAAGGGATGGTCGCCATCGAAGAAGTCATGGACCGCATCGCCCGCCACCTGGGCCTCGATCCGCTGGCCGTGCGCAAGGCCAACTACTATGGCAAGACCGAACGCAACGTGACCCACTACTACCAGACCGTGGAACACAACCTGCTGGAAGAAATGACCGCCGACCTGGAGGCCAGCAGTCAGTACGCCGAACGCCGCGAAGCGATCAAGGCGTTCAATGCCGCCAGCCCGATCCTGAAAAAAGGCCTGGCGCTGACCCCGGTCAAGTTCGGCATTTCCTTTACCGCCAGCTTTCTCAACCAGGCCGGTGCGCTGATCCACATCTACACCGATGGCAGCATCCACCTCAACCACGGTGGCACCGAGATGGGCCAGGGCTTGAATATCAAGGTCGCGCAGGTAGTGGCCGAGGTGTTCCAGGTGGATATCAGCCGTGTGCAGATCACCGCCACCAATACTGACAAAGTGCCCAACACCTCGCCTACAGCAGCGTCCAGTGGCGCCGATCTCAATGGCAAGGCCGCGCAAAACGCAGCCGAAACCATCAAGCAGCGGCTGATCGAGTTTGCAGCCGGCAAGTATCAGGTCGACGAACAGGCGGTGATCTTTCACAACGGCCAGGTGCGCATTGGCGAGCAGATCATCAGTTTTGAAAGCCTGATCCAGCAGGCCTACTTCGGCCAGGTGTCGCTCTCAAGCACCGGGTACTACAAAACCCCGAAAATTTTCTATGACCGCAGCCAGGCACGCGGCCGACCGTTCTACTACTTTGCCTTTGGCGCCGCCTGCGCCGAGGTCATCGTCGACACCCTGACCGGCGAATACAAGATGTTGCGTACCGACATCCTCCACGATGTTGGTGCTTCGCTGAACCCGGCCATTGATATCGGCCAGATCGAAGGCGGCTATATCCAGGGCGCGGGCTGGCTGACCATGGAAGAACTGGTGTGGAACGCCAAGGGCAAGCTGATGACCAACGGCCCGGCCAGCTACAAGATCCCGGCGGTGGCAGACATGCCGCTGGATTTGCGCGTCACCCTGGTAGAAAACCGCAAGAACCCCGAAGACACCGTGTTCCACTCCAAGGCTGTCGGTGAGCCGCCATTTATGCTCGGCATCGCCGCCTGGTGCGCGCTCAAGGACGCCGTGGCAAGCCTGGCCGACTATCGCGTGCAACCTGCGATTGATGCCCCGGCCACCCCGGAGCGGGTGCTGTGGGGGTGTGAGCAAATGCGCAAAAGCCTGTCGGGAGATCAGCATGAATAA
- the xdhC gene encoding xanthine dehydrogenase accessory protein XdhC → MNNWISALAELQQQGEPCVLVTIIEEQGSTPRNAGSKMVICADKIFDTIGGGHLEYKAMEIARQMLDSGKHDTHLQRFSLGASLGQCCGGVAVLLFEPMGKVQAQIAVFGAGHVARALVPLLASLPCRVRWIDSREQEFPSVMPPGVEKIVTDEPVDEVDALPAGCYCIVMTHNHALDLELSAALLKRNDFTYFGLIGSKTKRVKFEHRLRERGIAASPLQRMRCPMGLSEVKGKLPVEIAISIAGEIIATYNTHFGQHTASADSASSESIKQLLPSSRRSHATH, encoded by the coding sequence ATGAATAACTGGATCAGCGCCCTGGCCGAGCTGCAGCAGCAAGGCGAACCTTGCGTGCTGGTGACAATCATCGAAGAGCAAGGCTCTACCCCGCGCAATGCCGGTTCAAAGATGGTGATTTGCGCTGATAAAATCTTCGATACCATCGGTGGCGGTCATCTGGAGTACAAGGCAATGGAAATTGCCCGCCAGATGCTCGACAGCGGCAAGCACGATACCCATCTACAACGTTTCAGCCTCGGCGCCAGCCTTGGCCAGTGTTGCGGAGGGGTGGCCGTGCTGCTGTTCGAACCCATGGGCAAGGTGCAGGCACAGATTGCGGTGTTTGGCGCCGGCCATGTGGCCCGGGCTCTGGTACCCCTGCTCGCCAGTCTGCCCTGCCGGGTGCGCTGGATCGACTCTCGGGAGCAGGAATTCCCGTCAGTCATGCCCCCGGGCGTGGAAAAAATCGTCACCGATGAGCCAGTTGACGAGGTCGATGCACTGCCAGCGGGTTGCTACTGCATCGTCATGACGCATAATCACGCCCTGGACCTGGAACTCAGCGCTGCCCTGCTTAAACGCAACGACTTTACCTACTTCGGCTTGATTGGTTCCAAAACCAAGCGCGTGAAGTTTGAGCATCGCTTGCGTGAGCGCGGTATCGCTGCCTCACCTTTGCAGCGCATGCGCTGCCCGATGGGCCTGAGCGAAGTCAAAGGCAAACTGCCTGTTGAAATCGCGATTTCCATCGCCGGCGAAATCATCGCCACCTACAACACCCATTTCGGCCAGCACACTGCGAGCGCCGACAGCGCGTCATCTGAATCCATTAAACAATTGCTGCCATCTTCACGACGCAGCCATGCCACACACTGA